In the Helianthus annuus cultivar XRQ/B chromosome 11, HanXRQr2.0-SUNRISE, whole genome shotgun sequence genome, one interval contains:
- the LOC110891337 gene encoding protein PSK SIMULATOR 1: protein MGIDTMKESSWFTSIWKPSRKPATLVPEKPIIGIMSFEVARLMTKSANLWQVLSDKQMSRLEEELTNSLGTLNLVSDNHDYLMELALLEIVDNIKCVAKGVSRLGKKCTDPVYRNLDHVFDNPIEIDGNWCGWEYKLKKMEKRVKKMKRFAAVTLQLCEELEVLSELENGLKRLQDNNSNQMKLNEFEKKVAWQREEVNGLREMSAWIRTYDYTVRLLLRSLFTIVERVKVVFGISTKFVTPGVNDFHDGRRLIRSTSISALSSYPAKNSIHRSLSNLGYKQRKSLHMHHRSSVFCGTQTPVTTKSLTQIGLLKKCMTPDLDSPKVNATIENAVNIVLIPHKGLSKGQNGRKPTLGGAALALHYANVIIFIERLAISPHFISPESREDLYHMLTTSIKNSLREKLSFESKNDYNRDVASDWSSSMQITLEWLVPLAQNMIKWHSERNFEKQGMGSGGNVLLVNTLHYADQEKSEDAITDLVLGLHYVSRFGREINSKAFVGSTCDTGCDDYLFHDNIV, encoded by the coding sequence ATGGGGATCGACACCATGAAAGAATCATCATGGTTTACTTCTATCTGGAAGCCTTCACGTAAACCCGCAACTTTAGTTCCCGAAAAACCCATTATCGGAATCATGTCATTTGAAGTCGCGAGATTAATGACAAAGTCAGCTAACTTATGGCAGGTTTTAAGCGATAAACAAATGTCAAGATTAGAAGAAGAGCTCACTAATTCCCTCGGCACTCTAAATCTCGTTTCCGATAATCACGATTATCTCATGGAGCTTGCGTTACTCGAGATCGTTGACAACATTAAATGTGTCGCGAAAGGTGTTTCTCGGCTCGGGAAAAAGTGCACGGATCCGGTTTATCGTAATCTTGATCATGTTTTCGATAATCCGATCGAGATTGACGGTAATTGGTGCGGGTGGGAGTATAAGTTAAAGAAAATGGAGAAACGGGTTAAGAAAATGAAGAGATTCGCTGCGGTTACGTTACAGTTATGCGAAGAACTCGAAGTGTTATCCGAGCTCGAGAATGGTTTAAAACGATTGCAAGATAACAACTCGAATCAAATGAAGTTAAACGAATTTGAGAAGAAAGTCGCGTGGCAACGCGAAGAAGTCAACGGTTTGCGAGAAATGTCTGCATGGATTCGTACGTATGACTACACTGTCAGGTTACTGTTAAGATCGCTTTTCACAATAGTCGAACGGGTGAAGGTTGTTTTCGGAATTTCAACCAAGTTTGTTACCCCGGGAGTAAACGATTTCCACGATGGACGACGTTTGATTCGTAGTACTTCCATTTCTGCCCTTTCGAGTTATCCGGCTAAAAACTCGATTCATCGATCATTATCGAATCTCGGATACAAACAAAGAAAGAGTCTTCATATGCACCATCGTTCAAGTGTCTTTTGTGGGACCCAAACGCCAGTGACGACAAAAAGTTTGACTCAAATTGGACTTTTGAAAAAATGCATGACACCTGATCTTGACTCGCCAAAAGTCAACGCTACAATTGAAAACGCTGTTAACATCGTATTAATTCCCCATAAAGGTTTATCAAAGGGTCAAAACGGTCGAAAACCGACACTTGGTGGTGCGGCTTTAGCTCTTCATTACGCAAACGTAATCATATTTATCGAGCGATTAGCTATATCGCCTCACTTCATCAGCCCCGAGTCACGTGAAGATTTATATCACATGTTAACCACAAGTATCAAGAACTCACTTAGAGAAAAACTTAGTTTTGAGTCTAAGAACGATTATAATCGCGATGTTGCATCCGATTGGAGTTCGTCGATGCAAATAACACTCGAATGGTTGGTACCGCTCGCTCAAAACATGATCAAATGGCATTCTGAGAGGAATTTTGAGAAGCAGGGTATGGGTTCTGGAGGAAATGTGCTTTTGGTGAATACATTGCATTATGCTGATCAAGAAAAAAGTGAAGATGCGATTACGGATCTTGTTTTGGGTCTTCATTATGTTTCGAGATTTGGTAGAGAGATTAATAGTAAAGCTTTTGTGGGGTCTACTTGTGATACGGGTTGTGACGATTATTTGTTTCATGATAATATTGTATGA